A DNA window from Arachis hypogaea cultivar Tifrunner chromosome 18, arahy.Tifrunner.gnm2.J5K5, whole genome shotgun sequence contains the following coding sequences:
- the LOC112771747 gene encoding uncharacterized protein isoform X1, producing the protein MDWFQMLVITFQVVGDQRGAVFGSLVEAPLRPSNKKYQGTNSTFVFTNISGHPVIYRPTGLTRYFTLCNSEFLAIGGGSHFAVYLDGDLLNGSRSVSETYENPCLANSQDFEVKEVEVLMQLLRFFSHAHNVTHSFILSFLSFSGC; encoded by the exons ATGGATTGGTTCCAAATGTTAGTTATTACATTTCAGGTTGTCGGAGACCAAAGAGGAGCAGTGTTTGGAAGCTTAGTCGAAGCGCCTCTTAGACCATCCAACAAGAAATACCAG GGAACAAATAGTACATTTGTTTTCACAAATATTTCTGGCCATCCTGTTATATATCGTCCAACAG GGTTAACCCGCTATTTCACACTATGCAACAGTGAGTTCTTAGCAATTGGAGGGGGAAGCCATTTTGCGGTTTATTTGGATGGTGATTT ATTGAATGGCTCAAGGTCGGTCTCGGAAACCTACGAAAATCCTTGTCTTGCGAATTCTCAAGATTTTGAAGTGAAGGAAGTAGAGGTGCTCATGCAACTTCTTCGATTCTTCTCACATGCACACAATGTTACACACTCCTTCAtcctttcttttttatctttttctggTTGCTAA